GACATGTAAATATAACATATATCAAATATCAGCTTTTAGAATGCTTGTATTTAGCATGATATGTATTGTTTTTAACTTTTCATCTATATATATAGTTTCCTATTTTTATGAAGATATAAATTATTTAAAGGCTTTTATAATCTCAATAGCAGGACTATTTTTGTTTTCCACAATTTTTCTATTTACATTAATTAGAATTAAAAATAGATTTATAAAGTATTTTACTGTTTTAGGTTGGATAGTGTTTAATTTAGTATTATATATATTTAAAGTAGACTTTTACATTCAATTATTGAATAGTATATCCACATATACATGGTTTGTAGTGGCTATTGGATCTATACTTGCATATATAAAAAATCTTAGAACACTTATTATATTTAGAAATAAGGAAGGAATGATTTAAATGTTGATAATAAATAATGTAAGTAAAAGTTATGGTAAGATTTCAGTTCTTGAAGACATAAATATTGAATTTACAAATGGGATATATGGTTTATTGGCACCAAATGGAGCAGGTAAGACTACTTTAATTAAGATGTTGACTACCTTGCTTTTTCCAGATAAAGGAGAGATACTTTATAATGGTAAGGACATATTTTCTATGGGGGATGAATACAGGGATATATTAGGTTATTTGCCTCAACAGTTTGGATATTATAAAAACTATAGCCCTAGAAGATTTCTTCATTATTTATCTGCATTGAAAGGAATAGATAGAAATAAGGCAAAAGGGAAAATAGATGAACTTTTAAAATTAGTTGGTCTAAAAAATGTTGCAGATAAAAAGATGAGAAAATTTTCAGGGGGGATGATCCAGAGAGTTGGAATAGCCCAAGCTATGCTTAATAATCCTAAGATTCTTATACTAGATGAGCCTACAGCTGGATTAGATCCAAAGGAGAGGGTACGATTTAGAAATTTATTGGCAGAGTTATCTAGAGATAGAATTGTTATTCTTTCTACTCATATTGTCTCCGATATAGAGTCAATAGCTAATGAAGTAATTATGATAAAAGATTGTCAAATTTTATATAAAGATACTTTGAAAAATATATGTAAAATTCTTGATGGAATGATATATGAAGCCACAATTGCATTTGGGCAAGTTTCAAATTTTAGGGATAAGTATTTTCCATTATCGGAGAAACAAGAAGATGATAAGATGAAAATCAAATTTATATCTGAAGAGAAGCTAGATGATGCTTGGAATTCAGTAAATCCAAGTATTGAAGATGTATTTCTTTATGTATATAAAGATGAAGTAATAAAAGAGGGATAAATATAATGGATATAAGGATAAATGAATTAAAAAAAGTTATAACTTCTCCAATTATTATAGGACTTTTAGTATTATTTATAGTTTTTAACTTTGTTATAATATTTCAAAATTCATACTTCAAAGATGATTTAAAGGTCTTAACTAAAATTGTAGATAAATTTGGCTATAAAATAGATGATGAAATGGAAGTTAGATTTGGAGAGTATTATGACCAAGAATTAAAAAAACTAAATAGAATTGTGAATGAAAAAG
The sequence above is drawn from the Clostridiisalibacter paucivorans DSM 22131 genome and encodes:
- a CDS encoding ABC transporter ATP-binding protein, giving the protein MLIINNVSKSYGKISVLEDINIEFTNGIYGLLAPNGAGKTTLIKMLTTLLFPDKGEILYNGKDIFSMGDEYRDILGYLPQQFGYYKNYSPRRFLHYLSALKGIDRNKAKGKIDELLKLVGLKNVADKKMRKFSGGMIQRVGIAQAMLNNPKILILDEPTAGLDPKERVRFRNLLAELSRDRIVILSTHIVSDIESIANEVIMIKDCQILYKDTLKNICKILDGMIYEATIAFGQVSNFRDKYFPLSEKQEDDKMKIKFISEEKLDDAWNSVNPSIEDVFLYVYKDEVIKEG